ATACTCCCCGCCGTCAGCCTGCCCCAGAACAAAGTCAGGATTATGGGACATATGATCCTCAGAAAAATCATGGACCTCTTCCGGTAGAAGAGAACTTTCCAGCGCCAGCAGGGATGCAAATGCCCAGCAGGTTCCCAAATCCCCCTGATCCTTCACAGGAGAAGTCCGGCCATGCTCCCTGGCGTCATAACGCCGCGGCAGCGAGGACTGCCGTATATCCGCTCCTGCTGTAGTTTCTGCCCCTATTGTGGTTTCTGGGGGTACTGTGGTTTCTGGCTGGACTGTGGTTTCTTGCCACACTGTCTCATCCGGCTGGACTGTAGCTTCTGTCTGTGATATCTCGTCTGGCTGCGTATCCTCCGGCGCACGCTCCCCGGCACAGCCGCCTAAAAAAAGGGCGCATGTCTGGAGCCAGCATCCATAAAAGCTTTTTATTTCTCAACTGCATCTCCCGGCTTCCGTCTCGGCGGTTTTGGCCCCAGGAACTGATAATAATAGGTCTTCATCATCCCATTATAGATCTTCCTGTTCTTATCCGCCTTACGTCCCATATATTTTTCCACATCCTCACAGGATGTGATGATAAATGCCGACCAGGAATCCAGCGCTTTAAACCGCTCACCGATCTGTCCATACAGCGCCGGCAGGTTCGCTTTGTCTTCGATACGCTCGCCGTAAGGCGGGTTAGTGATCAAGAATCCGTATTTCTTTGGATGGCTCAGCTCACTAACCGGCCTCTGCTGAAAATGGATCATATGCGCCACGCCGGCAGACTCCGCATTCGCACGCGCAGACTTTACAATGTCACCATCGATATCATAACCCTGGATATCCACCTCCACCGTATCATCCACCAGCTCATGAGCCTCATCCATAGCGTCATACCAGCATTTCCTCGGTATCAGGTTCTTCCAGTCCTCAGACAGGAAGGAACGGTTCATGCCCGGTGCTATGTTAGCCGCTATCATCGCCGCCTCAATGGGAAATGTTCCGCTGCCGCAGAATGGGTCCACCAGGATCCTGTCCTTGTTCCACGGAGTCAGCATGATCAGGGCTGCTGCCAGAGTCTCCTCGATCGGAGCCTTACTGGTCAGCTTGCGGTATCCCCGCTTGTGCAGAGACTCTCCGGTGGTATCGAGCGCCACCGTCACCACATCCTTGAACAGGGAAACCCTCAGCGGATAACTGGTCCCCGTCTCCGGCACTACAGCTATACCGTAGGCCTGCTTCATCCGTTCCACCATGGCTTTCTTCATGATGGACTGGATATCCGACGGGCTGAACAGCTTGCTCTTTAGAGAGTTCGCCTTTTTTACCCAAAATTTGCCGTCCTGGGGGATATAGTCCTCCCATGGAAGGTTCTTTGTCCCCTGAAACAGCTCCTCAAACGTGGTTGCCCGGAAGCTTCCCACCTTTAAAAGGATACGCTCCGTGGTGCGCAGGAAGATATTGGCGCGGCATATAGCCTCCGCATCTCCCAAAAACGTCACCTTTCCGTCCTCCACCTGGGATATCTCATATCCCAGATCCAGGATCTCTTTCTTGAGCACTGCCTCCAGCCCAAAATGGCAGGGCGCGATCAGTTCATATACTTTTGTCGCCATAATCATCCTTTCTCTGTCCGCTGCTCCTGGCTGCGGCACGTCCTCTCATCTCCCGGCGCTCTTCTCAGCCCAGCTCAGCCTCTTTCACGATATTTCCCTCAAAATCCAGGATCCGGAATGCAGTGTCCTCCAAAACCGCATAGGTCGGCGGATTGCCGCCTTTGGGTATGGATGTGGAGCCGGGATTCAAAACCCAGTTAGCTCCTGCCTTCTCTGCCTTCAAAACATGGCTGTGCCCATGGATCAGGATATCCCCCGCCTTGAGAGGCGGCATGTTCTCCTGGTTAAACACATGGCCATGGGTCGCAAAAAAAGTAAGCCCGTTCAGCGCCAGTACCGCATAGTCCGCCATCACAGGGAACTCCAGCACCATCTGGTCCACCTCCGCTTCACAGTTGCCCCGCACGGTAAAGATCTCCTGCTTCAGCTCATTGAGCATGGCGATCACTTCCTTGGGCGCATAGTCCTTCGGAAGATCATTGCGCGGTCCATGGTAGAGCAGATCCCCCAGAAGGATCAGACGCTCCGCCCCCGACTCCCGGTACGCATCTGTCAGCTTCCGGCAGTAATATGCGGACCCGTGTATATCTGATGCAAACATATATTTCATATATTTGGTTCTCCTCTGTTTAATAGTACTATTTTATAGCTATACAGGGGCTGTTGTCAACGAGATTGCACCAGATATTTTCCGCGATATGCCAAAATCCCTCCATACACATCTGCAGCCTGGTATCCCAGCTGTGACAACCGGCGGGCTGCCCGCATACTGTTCGGTCCGTGATAACAGTAAAGTACGATCAATTTTTCGGATGGCAGTGAGCAGAGCCGTTCCATCAGTTCATCACCGGGAATATTCACCGCCCCACAGATATGTCCTTCTTCATAGTCTTCAGGGTTCCTCATATCGATCAGATACATCTCCCTGCCTTCATCCAGATACCGTTCCAAATCTTCTGCACTGATCAGATACCACATGGTATTACCGCCAGTCTATTAGTCTTATTACCATTATATGTAAAAAGCCGTCCCTTGTCCCGGGACGGCTTTGCCGTTTAGCGCTGGTTGTTGTTCTGGCTGCTGTTGCGGCTGGAGTTCTGGCTGTTGTTCTGGCTGGAATTCTGGCTGTTGTTGCGGCTGGAATTCTGGCTGTTGTTCTGGCTGGAATTCTGGCTGTTGTTACGGCTGGAATTCTGGCTGTCGTTACGGCTGGAATTCTGGCTGTTGTTCTGGCTGGAATTCTGGCTGTTGTTCTGGCAGTTTCTGCTGTTGTCCATATTGTTGTAATTGTCTTTCATGATTCATACCTCCTGGTCAATCACTTGGATTTGTTACAGGATTAGTATGGCAGTTATGAGGTCATTTATACATTTAAAATTTTTAAAACACACGGTTACGACCGGGTCGTGGCTGATTCTACTCTCGCCATGAATGCTTCATAAGGCTTTAGTGCGCCATCCATATCGGTGCGCCCGTAATTGCTGATCAAAAACTCCTGCCGCTCTCCGGCATACTTTAAAATAGTGTCCACCGGCAGAGTCTTCTCCGACAGATTTGCCGCCACCAGCCAGGTTTCCTTCTCAGAACGGCGCAGATAAGCAAATATATCTGGATCATCTTCCAAAAGGAGCACATACTCGCCTTCCGTTAAAAGCGGTTCCTCATGGCGCAGCCTGATCAGCTTTTGATAGTAATAAAATATGGACTCCGGATCCCTTAAGGCTTTCTCCACATTGATCTCGCCATACCTTTCGCTCACCTGAAACCATGGTGTTCCCTTCGTGAAGCCCGCATGCTCCGTACCGTCCCACTGCATCGGGGTCCTGGCATTATCCCTGCTCTTGTTCCACACTGCTCTGCGGAAATCCTCCTCCGAGATGCTCTTTTCCTTCACTACCAGCTCCTGGTATGCGTTGCGCACCTCGATATCCTCATAATCTTCCAGATCATAATGCACATTGGTCATCCCGATCTCCTCGCCCTGATAAATATAGGGCGTTCCCTGCATCCCATGGAGCACCGTTGCATATGCCTTGGCACACGCCTCCCTGTACTCCTGGTCGTTGCCCCACCGGGAAATGACTCTGGGCTGGTCGTGGTTTTCAAAATACAGGGCGTTCCAGCCCTTTTTATAGAGCTTTGTCTGCCACTGCGTCATAACCCGTTTCAGTTCCCTGAGGTCAAAGTGCTTTAACGCCCACTTGCGGTTGACAGACCCGGGAATCCGGTCAATATTCATATGCTCAAATGTAAAGATCATATCCAGTTCTTTCCGTTCCGGAGCGGTGAAAAGCTGCGCGACCTCCGGCGTGGACCCCGGTGCTTCGCCCACGGTCATGCAGTCATACCGGGACATAACCTCCCTGTTCATTTCCTGGATGAATTCATGAAGACGCGGTCCGTTGCTGTGATATTTGCCCGTATAATATGTCTTTCCCGGCTCTTCAGGATAGTCCGGAAAATCCTGGTTCTTTGAAATGGATGCGATCACATCCATACGCCAGCCATCCGCTCCTTTCTCCATCCAAAAATCCATCAGGTCATAGACCTCGCGGCGGAGGCCCGGGTTCTCCCAGTTTAGATCCGGCTGTTTTTTGCTGTAGAAGTGAAGGTAATACTGGTTCCTTTCCTCACTGTACTCCCACGCGCTGCCGCAGAAGCTGGAGCCCCAGTTATTGGGCGGCGTCCCATCCGGTTTGGGGTCTTTCCAGATATAGTAATCGCTGTAAGTGTTGTCCCGAGACTTCCGGCTCTCCACAAACCACGCATGCTCATCGGAAGTATGGTTCACCACCAGATCCAGCACTACTTTGATCCCGCGCCTGTGAGCTTCTGCGATCAGCCGTTCCATGTCCTCATTTGTCCCAAACCGGTCATAGATCTTTCGGTAATCCCGGATGTCATAACCGTTGTCGTCCTGGGGAGAATCAAATACCGGGCTGAGCCAGATCACATCGATCCCCAGCTTCTTCAAATAATCCAGCCGGGAGACCACGCCCGGCAGATCTCCGAAGCCATCCCCGTCAGAGTCCTGAAAACTTCTCGGGTATATCTGGTAAACCACTGCATTTTTCCACCATTTATCTTTCATTTCCAATCTTTCCTTTCTCATCAAGCCATATTTATTTAAGCGATTCCCAGAAGGGACAGCAGGATACCAAGCGCAATAACGCCGAGGAT
This portion of the Clostridium sp. AN503 genome encodes:
- a CDS encoding class I SAM-dependent RNA methyltransferase, which produces MATKVYELIAPCHFGLEAVLKKEILDLGYEISQVEDGKVTFLGDAEAICRANIFLRTTERILLKVGSFRATTFEELFQGTKNLPWEDYIPQDGKFWVKKANSLKSKLFSPSDIQSIMKKAMVERMKQAYGIAVVPETGTSYPLRVSLFKDVVTVALDTTGESLHKRGYRKLTSKAPIEETLAAALIMLTPWNKDRILVDPFCGSGTFPIEAAMIAANIAPGMNRSFLSEDWKNLIPRKCWYDAMDEAHELVDDTVEVDIQGYDIDGDIVKSARANAESAGVAHMIHFQQRPVSELSHPKKYGFLITNPPYGERIEDKANLPALYGQIGERFKALDSWSAFIITSCEDVEKYMGRKADKNRKIYNGMMKTYYYQFLGPKPPRRKPGDAVEK
- the yfcE gene encoding phosphodiesterase, which codes for MKYMFASDIHGSAYYCRKLTDAYRESGAERLILLGDLLYHGPRNDLPKDYAPKEVIAMLNELKQEIFTVRGNCEAEVDQMVLEFPVMADYAVLALNGLTFFATHGHVFNQENMPPLKAGDILIHGHSHVLKAEKAGANWVLNPGSTSIPKGGNPPTYAVLEDTAFRILDFEGNIVKEAELG
- a CDS encoding rhodanese-like domain-containing protein; this translates as MWYLISAEDLERYLDEGREMYLIDMRNPEDYEEGHICGAVNIPGDELMERLCSLPSEKLIVLYCYHGPNSMRAARRLSQLGYQAADVYGGILAYRGKYLVQSR
- a CDS encoding alpha-glucosidase, producing MKDKWWKNAVVYQIYPRSFQDSDGDGFGDLPGVVSRLDYLKKLGIDVIWLSPVFDSPQDDNGYDIRDYRKIYDRFGTNEDMERLIAEAHRRGIKVVLDLVVNHTSDEHAWFVESRKSRDNTYSDYYIWKDPKPDGTPPNNWGSSFCGSAWEYSEERNQYYLHFYSKKQPDLNWENPGLRREVYDLMDFWMEKGADGWRMDVIASISKNQDFPDYPEEPGKTYYTGKYHSNGPRLHEFIQEMNREVMSRYDCMTVGEAPGSTPEVAQLFTAPERKELDMIFTFEHMNIDRIPGSVNRKWALKHFDLRELKRVMTQWQTKLYKKGWNALYFENHDQPRVISRWGNDQEYREACAKAYATVLHGMQGTPYIYQGEEIGMTNVHYDLEDYEDIEVRNAYQELVVKEKSISEEDFRRAVWNKSRDNARTPMQWDGTEHAGFTKGTPWFQVSERYGEINVEKALRDPESIFYYYQKLIRLRHEEPLLTEGEYVLLLEDDPDIFAYLRRSEKETWLVAANLSEKTLPVDTILKYAGERQEFLISNYGRTDMDGALKPYEAFMARVESATTRS